In Phragmites australis chromosome 16, lpPhrAust1.1, whole genome shotgun sequence, one DNA window encodes the following:
- the LOC133895233 gene encoding agamous-like MADS-box protein AGL29: MAPRRPSMGRQKIEIRRIESDEARQVCFSKRRAGLFKKASELSILCGAEVAAVVFSPAGKAFSFGHPSVESILDRFLASSPDAGAGLSSAGDRAVSELNRQHGELRAQLEAEKTRQERADETMRKERAARSPAMAWIDAEVCAMGHDDLAAFGAALMGVQAAVAASADQLLRDALLVGRRGRPAAQLAGGAFDVGAFGVGVQSTPGFAGVDLQGFGHAILGPSF; the protein is encoded by the coding sequence ATGGCTCCGCGGCGACCGAGCATGGGGCGGCAGAAGATCGAGATCCGGCGCATCGAGAGCGACGAGGCGCGGCAGGTGTGCTTCTCCAAGCGACGCGCGGGGCTCTTCAAGAAGGCTAGCGAGCTCTCCATCCTCTGCGGCGCAGAGGTCGCCGCTGTCGTCTTCTCCCCCGCCGGCAAGGCCTTCTCCTTCGGCCACCCCTCCGTCGAGTCCATCCTCGACCGCTTCCTCGCCTCCTCCCCTGATGCAGGTGCCGGCCTCTCCTCCGCCGGGGACCGGGCGGTCTCCGAGCTGAACCGCCAGCACGGCGAGCTGCGCGCGCAGCTGGAGGCGGAGAAGACGCGGCAGGAGCGCGCGGACGAGACGATGCGGAAGGAGCGCGCGGCGAGGAGCCCCGCGATGGCGTGGATCGACGCGGAGGTGTGCGCCATGGGCCATGACGACCTGGCTGCGTTCGGAGCCGCACTAATGGGCGTGCAGGCCGCGGTGGCGGCGAGCGCCGACCAGCTACTGCGTGACGCGCTGCTCGTCGGCCGCAGGGGGCGTCCAGCGGCCCAACTTGCCGGTGGTGCCTTCGACGTCGGTGCGTTCGGTGTCGGCGTGCAGTCCACTCCGGGATTCGCCGGAGTCGACCTGCAGGGGTTCGGGCACGCCATCCTCGGCCCCTCCTTCTAA